From the genome of Buchnera aphidicola (Muscaphis stroyani), one region includes:
- the rpsT gene encoding 30S ribosomal protein S20 gives MANIKSSKKDSIASEKRRKNNASRRSMIRTFVKKVRISISSGDKKIAEEEFKKMQPIVDKHVAKGLLHKNKAARYKSNLSLKIKKMISV, from the coding sequence TTGGCTAATATTAAATCTTCTAAAAAAGATTCTATAGCATCTGAAAAACGTCGTAAAAATAATGCTAGTCGACGCTCTATGATTCGCACTTTTGTAAAAAAAGTTCGAATTTCTATTTCTTCTGGTGATAAAAAAATAGCGGAAGAAGAATTTAAAAAAATGCAACCTATTGTTGACAAACATGTAGCAAAAGGCCTATTGCATAAAAATAAAGCTGCTCGATATAAATCTAATTTGTCTCTTAAAATTAAAAAAATGATCAGTGTATAA
- the dnaJ gene encoding molecular chaperone DnaJ has product MSKKDYYEILGVSKSAEERDIKKAYKKLAMKYHPDRNQGDKNAENKFKEVKEAYEILINQEKRASYDQYGHSAFENNNSGNNTYSTFTSSSDFSDIFGDVFGDIFGGSRKQRAKKGADLCYSMELSLEEAVKGTVKEIRIPTLKKCKKCYGSGSFEGTQPITCSTCHGRGQIQIRKGFFTVQQSCPICYGKGLIIKNPCTSCRGQGRIKTNKLLSVKIPPGIDTNDRIRINNEGEAGSNSAPSGDLYVQISVKKHHIFERKENNLYCEVPINFPMAALGGEIEVPTLDGRVKLKIPPETQSGKLFRIRGRGVKSVQNRNQGDLLCRVMVETPVNLNSRQKDLLQELKNSFIGFRGDKNSPRSKRFFDGVKRFFDDLTR; this is encoded by the coding sequence ATGTCAAAAAAAGATTACTACGAAATTTTAGGAGTTTCAAAATCAGCTGAAGAGCGTGATATTAAAAAAGCATACAAAAAACTTGCAATGAAATATCATCCTGATAGGAATCAGGGAGATAAAAATGCAGAAAATAAATTTAAAGAAGTAAAAGAAGCGTATGAAATTCTAATAAATCAAGAAAAAAGAGCTTCATATGATCAGTATGGTCATTCTGCTTTCGAAAATAATAATTCCGGAAATAACACCTATAGTACTTTTACCAGCTCTTCGGATTTTAGTGATATTTTTGGAGATGTGTTTGGTGACATTTTTGGAGGAAGTAGAAAACAAAGAGCTAAAAAAGGAGCTGATTTATGCTATAGTATGGAATTGTCTTTAGAAGAAGCTGTGAAAGGAACAGTTAAAGAAATTCGAATCCCCACTTTAAAAAAGTGTAAAAAATGTTATGGCAGCGGATCTTTTGAAGGGACTCAACCAATAACTTGCTCTACCTGTCATGGAAGAGGTCAGATACAAATCAGAAAAGGTTTTTTTACTGTACAACAATCGTGTCCTATATGTTATGGAAAAGGTTTAATAATTAAAAATCCATGCACTTCATGTCGAGGGCAAGGACGAATCAAAACAAACAAATTATTATCAGTTAAAATACCTCCTGGAATTGATACCAATGATCGTATTCGAATAAATAATGAAGGAGAAGCTGGATCTAACAGTGCGCCATCTGGAGATCTTTACGTTCAAATTTCAGTTAAAAAACATCATATATTTGAACGTAAAGAAAATAATCTTTATTGCGAAGTTCCTATAAATTTTCCAATGGCTGCGCTAGGAGGAGAAATAGAAGTTCCTACATTAGATGGACGAGTTAAGCTAAAAATACCACCAGAAACACAATCTGGAAAATTATTTCGTATCCGAGGAAGAGGAGTAAAATCCGTTCAAAATAGAAATCAAGGTGATCTTTTATGTCGAGTTATGGTCGAAACACCTGTGAATCTTAATTCAAGGCAAAAAGACCTTTTACAAGAACTAAAAAATAGTTTTATAGGTTTCCGAGGAGATAAAAACAGTCCTCGTTCAAAAAGATTTTTTGATGGAGTTAAAAGATTTTTTGATGATTTAACTAGATAA
- the dnaK gene encoding molecular chaperone DnaK: protein MSKIIGIDLGTTNSCVAIMDGNKPRVLENAEGDRTTPSIIAYTQEGEVLVGQPAKRQAITNPKNTLFAIKRLIGRKFKDNEVQRDIKIMPYQIVNSENGDAWIDIKKQKMAPPQISAEVLKKMKKTAEDYLGETIKEAVITVPAYFNDAQRQATKDAGRIAGLEVKRIINEPTAAALAYGLDKGQGNRTIAVYDLGGGTFDISIIEIDDVDKEKTFEVLATNGDTHLGGEDFDSRLINYLVTEFKKEQGIDLRNDSLAMQRLKESSEKAKIELSSAQQTDVNLPYITADSNGPKHLNIKVTRSKLESLVEDLITRSIEPLKVALKDAGLSISDINDVILVGGQTRMPMVQSKVANFFGKEPRKDVNPDEAVAVGAAVQGGVLAGDVKDVLLLDVTPLSLGIETMGGIMTSLITKNTTIPTKHSQVFSTAEDNQSAVTIHILQGERKKASDNKSLGQFNLDGIEPAPRGTAQIEVTFDIDSDGILHVSAKDKKTGKEQKITIKASSGLNEEEIKKMVSDAEANLESDRKFEELIQTRNQGDQLVHNTKKQLNKNKNLIEEKDKIEIQLALDALEKALKGEDKSEIQKNIQTLLQVSSKLTEINQKKSEDNLKNKNKSDFKQEENVVDAEFEEVKDPKK from the coding sequence ATGAGTAAAATTATTGGTATTGATCTGGGAACAACCAACTCTTGTGTTGCCATTATGGATGGCAATAAACCTCGAGTTCTAGAAAACGCAGAAGGTGACCGTACAACACCTTCAATTATAGCATACACACAAGAAGGAGAAGTTTTGGTTGGACAACCAGCTAAACGTCAAGCTATTACTAATCCAAAAAATACATTATTTGCTATAAAAAGACTAATTGGTCGTAAATTCAAAGACAATGAAGTTCAGCGTGACATAAAAATTATGCCTTACCAAATTGTAAACTCTGAAAACGGTGATGCATGGATTGATATAAAAAAACAAAAAATGGCTCCTCCTCAAATTTCGGCTGAAGTTTTAAAAAAAATGAAAAAAACTGCTGAAGATTACTTAGGAGAAACTATTAAGGAAGCTGTCATTACAGTACCAGCTTATTTTAATGACGCACAAAGACAAGCAACTAAAGATGCTGGAAGAATTGCTGGTCTTGAAGTTAAAAGAATTATTAATGAACCAACAGCAGCTGCTCTTGCTTATGGTTTAGACAAAGGGCAAGGAAATAGAACCATTGCTGTTTATGATCTTGGTGGTGGAACTTTTGACATTTCTATAATAGAAATTGATGATGTAGACAAAGAAAAAACGTTTGAAGTTCTAGCTACTAATGGTGATACTCATCTTGGAGGAGAAGACTTTGACAGTCGATTAATTAATTATTTAGTTACTGAATTTAAAAAAGAACAAGGAATAGATTTAAGAAATGATTCACTAGCTATGCAACGATTAAAAGAATCATCTGAAAAAGCTAAAATAGAACTTTCATCTGCACAACAAACAGATGTTAATCTTCCTTACATTACAGCAGATTCTAATGGTCCTAAACATCTTAACATAAAAGTTACTCGATCAAAATTAGAATCCTTAGTAGAAGATTTGATAACTCGTTCCATCGAGCCTTTAAAAGTTGCATTAAAAGATGCAGGATTATCAATTTCAGATATTAACGATGTTATTTTAGTAGGCGGGCAAACAAGAATGCCTATGGTTCAATCAAAAGTAGCTAACTTTTTTGGAAAAGAACCCAGAAAGGACGTTAATCCAGACGAAGCAGTAGCAGTAGGCGCTGCTGTTCAAGGGGGGGTTCTTGCTGGAGATGTTAAAGATGTACTGTTGCTTGATGTAACTCCACTGTCACTAGGAATAGAAACTATGGGAGGTATTATGACTTCACTCATAACCAAAAATACAACTATTCCCACTAAACACAGTCAGGTTTTTTCGACCGCAGAAGATAATCAGTCAGCAGTTACTATACACATACTTCAAGGGGAAAGAAAAAAAGCTTCAGATAATAAATCTTTAGGACAATTTAACCTGGATGGTATTGAACCTGCTCCTAGAGGAACTGCTCAAATAGAAGTGACATTCGATATTGATTCTGATGGAATATTACACGTATCCGCAAAAGATAAAAAAACAGGAAAAGAACAAAAAATCACTATTAAAGCATCTTCTGGACTAAATGAAGAAGAAATTAAAAAAATGGTGAGTGATGCTGAAGCTAATTTAGAATCAGATCGAAAATTTGAAGAATTAATTCAAACACGAAACCAAGGCGATCAATTAGTTCATAACACTAAAAAACAATTAAATAAAAATAAAAATTTGATCGAAGAAAAAGATAAAATAGAAATTCAGTTAGCTTTAGATGCATTAGAAAAAGCGTTAAAAGGAGAAGATAAATCTGAAATTCAAAAAAATATACAAACTCTTTTACAAGTATCTTCTAAACTAACTGAAATTAATCAAAAAAAATCAGAAGATAATTTAAAAAACAAAAATAAATCTGATTTCAAACAAGAAGAAAATGTTGTAGATGCAGAATTCGAGGAAGTTAAAGATCCTAAAAAATAA